The Arachis hypogaea cultivar Tifrunner chromosome 16, arahy.Tifrunner.gnm2.J5K5, whole genome shotgun sequence genome contains a region encoding:
- the LOC112758411 gene encoding mitochondrial adenine nucleotide transporter ADNT1: MASETKIVNLAEEAKLAREGVKAAPSYAFTSICKSLVAGGVAGGVSRTAVAPLERLKILLQVQNPHNIKYNGTVQGLKYIWRTEGFRGLFKGNGTNCARIVPNSAVKFFSYEQASKAILQLYQQKTGNEDAQLTPVLRLGAGACAGIIAMSATYPMDMVRGRITVQTEKSPYQYRGMFHALTTVLREEGPRALYKGWLPSVIGVVPYVGLNFAVYESLKDWLVKSNPFGLVQDSELSVTTRLACGAAAGTVGQTVAYPLDVIRRRMQMVGWNHAASVVAGDGRVKAPLEYTGMVDAFRKTVRYEGVGALYKGLVPNSVKVVPSIAIAFVTYEVVKDVLGVEFRISD, encoded by the exons ATGGCATCGGAGACGAAGATCGTGAATCTGGCCGAGGAGGccaagctagccagagaaggcgTCAAGGCTGCTCCCAGCTATGCCTTCACCAGCATCTGCAAGTCCCTCGTCGCTGGTGGCGTCGCCGGAGGAGT ATCACGAACAGCTGTTGCTCCACTTGAACGCCTGAAGATTTTGCTGCAG GTCCAGAATCCCCACAACATAAAATACAATGGAACAGTTCAAGGTCTAAAATATATATGGAGGACTGAAGGTTTTCGTGGACTCTTCAAAGGGAATGGAACTAATTGTGCTCGAATTGTCCCCAATTCTGCAGTAAAGTTCTTCAGTTATGAGCAAGCTTCGAA AGCTATACTGCAGCTGTATCAGCAGAAAACTGGAAATG AGGATGCTCAGCTGACTCCTGTGTTACGTCTTGGAGCTGGAGCATGTGCTGGAATAATTGCCATGTCCGCAACTTATCCAATGGATATGGTTCGAGGCAGGATAACTGTACAG ACAGAGAAGTCCCCTTACCAGTACAGAGGGATGTTCCATGCTTTGACAACTGTGCTTAGGGAAGAAGGCCCACGTGCTTTATATAAGGGTTGGCTTCCTTCAGTCATTGGAGTT GTTCCATATGTAGGTCTAAACTTTGCTGTTTATGAGTCTTTGAAAGATTGGTTAGTTAAATCCAATCCATTTGGTCTAGTGCAAGATTCTGAGTTGAGTGTGACAACTCGCCTGGCATGTGGTGCTGCAGCTGGAACTGTTGGGCAAACTGTTGCTTATCCCCTTGATGTCATTCGTCGAAGAATGCAGATGGTGGGGTGGAACCATGCTGCCTCTGTTGTAGCTGGCGATGGAAGAGTAAAGGCCCCACTTGAATATACTGGCATGGTTGATGCATTTAGGAAAACTGTTCGGTATGAAGGAGTTGGTGCATTATACAAGGGTCTGGTTCCCAATTCTGTAAAG GTCGTCCCATCCATAGCAATTGCATTTGTAACATATGAGGTGGTGAAGGACGTTTTAGGAGTGGAGTTCAGAATATCAGACTGA